In one Brassica oleracea var. oleracea cultivar TO1000 chromosome C9, BOL, whole genome shotgun sequence genomic region, the following are encoded:
- the LOC106315164 gene encoding uncharacterized protein LOC106315164: MIIRASLSLTLNPTLLLNPIKKQLRKDRSPRLASCVRGLIRFDFETSTTGIAAVSVASPPPPSRPSSPTPPPSRSISEALDILFSGACVELEHGLAERCTYGERILGSSSEYVQSNITRYFSDPRYYFQVNDQYVRNKLKVVMFPFLHRRHWTRISEPVGGRLSYKPPIYDINAPDLYIPFMAFGTYVVLAGLSLGLNGK, from the exons ATGATCATAAGAGCATCATTATCGCTTACTCTTAACCCAACTCTTCTCCTAAATCCAATTAAAAAACAATTAAGAAAAGACAGAAGCCCAAGACTCGCCTCTTGCGTAAG AGGACTGATTCGGTTTGATTTCGAAACTTCCACCACCGGAATCGCCGCCGTCTCAGTCGCTTCCCCGCCTCCTCCGTCCCGACCTTCCTCCCCAACGCCTCCTCCGTCCCGATCAATCTCTGAAGCTCTTGATATCCTCTTCTCAGGGGCATGCGTTGAGCTAGAGCACGGACTG GCAGAGAGATGTACGTATGGGGAGAGGATTCTAGGATCAAGCTCTGAGTATGTGCAGAGCAAT ATTACTCGTTACTTCTCTGATCCTCGATACTATTTCCAAGTGAATGATCAGTATGTTAGGAACAAACTCAAGGTTGTTATGTTTCCTTTCCTTCACCGG AGACATTGGACTAGAATCTCTGAACCAGTTGGGGGTAGGCTCTCATACAAGCCTCCCATCTATGATATCAATGCGCCAGACTTGTACATTCCCTTTATGGCATTTGGTACATACGTTGTTCTTGCTGGTCTTTCACTGGGACTTAATGGAAAGTAA
- the LOC106318660 gene encoding RNA-binding protein cabeza-like encodes MSKEEFMKIQTCVLKVNIHCDGCKQKVKKILQKIEGVFTTKIDAEQGKVTVSGNVDPSVLIKKLLKSGKHAEIWGAPKANNTNQNQPNLANQLKGMQIDHGGKGGGGGNNNKGQKGGCGGGGGGGGGGGGGGAPPPKMILPQLTPQQMQQLNPQQLQQLQQLQQMKAFQDLKLPPPQLKGPGPGSVPMNKNSQNPNQKAVKFDVPEEDDDDFSDDDEFDDDEFDDDNEFDDELDDDEFDDRPPPNKMKPMMGGGGGNMMMPNNMMMMPNMMMMPNAQKNGGGGPGPAGGKIVGKGGPGGVPFPVQMPGGGGGNGGMKGGLPGGGGGNVGNPNQGGGKNGGKNGGGGGHPLDVKNGGGGGGPSGNNKGGGQMIGGPNGGKKGGAGGGGGGPMGGGLPPGFRPIGGGNGGPPTMNMPMGSLPSMGGGSGPMGNNMQAVQGLPAMGPGGGGGGSAAGAPPGYFQGHGGAGGGQDSMPGNPYLQQQQQQQQQQYLTAVMNQQRAMGNERFQPMMYARPPPDVNYLPPQPHQQHPYSYPYPYPYPPHGGDQYSNYFNDENTSSCNIM; translated from the exons ATGAGTAAAGAAGAGTTTATGAAGATACAG ACTTGTGTTCTTAAAGTGAATATTCACTGTGATGGTTGTAAGCAGAAAGTGAAGAAAATCTTGCAGAAGATTGAAG GTGTTTTCACGACAAAGATAGACGCAGAGCAAGGGAAAGTGACAGTATCTGGAAACGTAGACCCTTCGGTACTGATCAAGAAGCTCTTGAAATCTGGTAAACATGCCGAAATCTGGGGAGCTCCAAAGGCAAACAACACCAATCAGAACCAACCCAACTTGGCTAATCAGCTCAAAGGCATGCAGATTGACCACGGCGGCAAAGGTGGCGGCGGTGGAAACAATAATAAAGGCCAGAAGGGAGGTTGTGGAGGTGGAGGTGGTGGTGGTGGAGGAGGCGGTGGAGGTGGCGCACCGCCACCGAAGATGATTCTTCCACAGTTAACACCACAACAGATGCAACAGCTGAATCCTCAGCAACTTCAGCAGCTTCAACAGCTTCAGCAGATGAAAGCGTTTCAAGATCTGAAGCTTCCTCCTCCTCAGTTGAAGGGTCCCGGCCCTGGCTCTGTTCCTATGAACAAGAACTCTCAGAATCCTAATCAAAAGGCTGTGAAGTTTGATGTTCCTGAAGAAGATGACGACGATTTCAGTGATGATGACGAGTTTGATGATGATGAGTTCGATGATGACAACGAGTTTGATGATGAGTTGGACGATGACGAGTTTGACGACCGCCCTCCGCCTAACAAGATGAAGCCTATGATGGGTGGTGGTGGAGGTAACATGATGATGCCTAATAACATGATGATGATGCCTAACATGATGATGATGCCCAACGCTCAGAAAAACGGCGGTGGTGGTCCTGGACCCGCCGGTGGCAAAATTGTGGGTAAAGGAGGCCCCGGTGGTGTTCCTTTTCCTGTTCAAATGCCTGGCGGCGGCGGAGGTAATGGTGGTATGAAGGGAGGTCTCCCCGGTGGTGGTGGCGGTAATGTGGGGAATCCAAATCAAGGCGGAGGAAAGAACGGCGGTAAAAATGGTGGTGGTGGTGGTCATCCGTTAGATGTAAAAAATGGCGGAGGTGGTGGAGGTCCTAGCGGTAATAATAAAGGAGGAGGCCAGATGATAGGTGGTCCCAACGGAGGCAAAAAGGGTGGTGCTGGTGGTGGCGGAGGAGGACCCATGGGTGGAGGACTCCCGCCGGGTTTCCGACCAATTGGAGGTGGCAATGGCGGACCTCCGACCATGAATATGCCAATGGGTAGTCTGCCATCAATGGGTGGTGGTTCTGGTCCAATGGGTAATAATATGCAAGCGGTTCAAGGATTACCTGCGATGGGTCCAGGAGGTGGCGGTGGTGGCTCAGCTGCAGGTGCCCCACCAGGATATTTCCAAGGTCACGGTGGCGCTGGAGGCGGCCAAGATTCAATGCCAGGAAATCCCTACTTACAGCAGCAGCAGCAACAACAACAACAACAATACTTAACGGCGGTTATGAACCAGCAACGTGCAATGGGAAACGAGCGGTTCCAACCGATGATGTACGCTCGACCACCACCCGATGTCAACTATTTGCCACCTCAACCGCACCAACAACATCCTTACTCGTACCCGTATCCATACCCTTATCCTCCTCATGGTGGTGATCAGTACTCTAATTATTTCAATGATGAGAACACATCAAGCTGCAATATTATGTGA
- the LOC106318661 gene encoding basic 7S globulin-like, with protein sequence MAFSKSMLNNKMDRVHLLLLLLLLLFVSAAVATWPNKPHALIQTVIKDPIINLYFTSIDIGTNITVSVSFVIDLSQPYTWLDCFSGYSYSSYTPIDFDSPKCNLHKLTRPLNVPTPDWWVCSGAGEKVKPGCSDHPCGIKPYNPVDNTSRAGSLSEDVMFFYSTPDGLSFGSRFQSPPVTFACVGRRGFEGFPSEAQGLLSLSRNALSLPSQLSSKFALCLPSKTEDSGFGDLFIGGGPYFLPPYHDDASRLFTTVSLITDKASDEYFFEVKSIEIDGKALPLENSILSKLSTVTPFTVLYRSIYERFVKEFKAKAKAKARKMVEAETVVAPFEVCYRVKKGFKMEDVPVIDLTVGSGGGRWRIYGWNSMVVVKEKGAMCLAFVEGGEMMVIGGYQMEDNLVEIDLQLSKLSFTSSLRRHNTSCSRFRPVATDWCLKDNNSCGSVICC encoded by the exons ATGGCATTCTCAAAGTCAATGCTTAACAACAAAATGGACCGTGTACATCTTCTCCTCCTCCTCCTCCTCCTCCTCTTCGTCTCCGCCGCCGTCGCAACATGGCCAAATAAACCTCATGCATTAATCCAAACGGTGATCAAAGACCCAATTATCAATCTGTACTTCACCTCCATCGACATAGGAACCAACATCACCGTCTCCGTCAGCTTCGTCATCGACCTATCTCAACCTTACACCTGGTTAGACTGCTTCTCCGGCTACTCTTACTCTTCTTATACTCCGATAGATTTTGACTCCCCCAAATGCAATCTCCACAAGCTCACACGCCCTCTCAATGTACCCACACCAG ATTGGTGGGTCTGCTCCGGCGCCGGAGAAAAAGTCAAACCAGGATGCTCCGACCATCCTTGTGGGATAAAACCGTACAACCCCGTGGATAACACGTCACGTGCTGGATCCTTAAGTGAGGATGTAATGTTCTTCTACTCTACACCTGACGGCTTAAGCTTCGGATCTAGATTCCAGTCTCCGCCGGTGACATTCGCCTGCGTCGGCCGGAGAGGCTTCGAGGGGTTTCCTTCGGAAGCTCAGGGGTTGCTTAGTCTGTCAAGAAACGCACTTTCTCTCCCGTCGCAGCTCTCTTCCAAATTCGCGCTCTGTTTGCCTTCTAAAACAGAGGACTCTGGTTTTGGAGATCTTTTCATCGGCGGTGGTCCGTACTTCCTCCCGCCGTACCACGACGACGCTTCTCGTCTCTTCACCACCGTATCTCTAATCACTGACAAAGCCTCAGATGAATACTTCTTCGAAGTCAAATCAATCGAAATCGATGGAAAGGCGTTACCTTTAGAGAATTCGATACTCTCTAAGCTCAGCACCGTGACTCCTTTCACCGTTCTGTATCGTTCCATTTACGAACGTTTTGTTAAAGAGTTCAAGGCAAAGGCAAAGGCCAAGGCGAGGAAGATGGTCGAAGCAGAGACTGTGGTGGCTCCTTTCGAGGTATGTTATAGAGTGAAGAAGGGGTTTAAAATGGAAGATGTTCCAGTGATTGATCTAACGGTGGGGAGCGGTGGCGGGAGATGGAGGATCTACGGCTGGAATTCAATGGTGGTTGTGAAGGAGAAAGGTGCGATGTGTTTGGCGTTTGTGGAAGGAGGAGAGATGATGGTGATTGGAGGGTATCAGATGGAGGATAACTTGGTGGAGATTGATCTTCAGTTATCGAAGCTTAGTTTCACTTCTTCTCTTCGTCGACACAACACTTCTTGTTCTCGTTTTAGACCAGTTGCAACAGATTGGTGTCTTAAAGACAACAATTCGTGTGGATCGGTCATATGTTGTTAA